The Salvia miltiorrhiza cultivar Shanhuang (shh) chromosome 2, IMPLAD_Smil_shh, whole genome shotgun sequence DNA window ACGGAGTGTCAAGAACAGCGCCCTTATTCATGACCCGCATTCTTGGATCATCTGCATTCCTGAGCCGACTTTTTATACTGTCAATCGGATTCAGTGGAGTTTGCGGACGTTCCATACCTTTTTTAGGTCGACCCGGTCGACGCTTAGGATTGTCAACGAGCATTTGTATCCCCTGACTatcctgctcctctaacctgcTAATACGACTAGCCAACTCCTCCTGAGCAGAATGTGTGGGCTCAATGACCAACCGAGATGCCGAATCATCTGCCATGTCCGTGGACGGAACCACAACAGACCGCATAATGACCTCCGACCCGGCTCCGTCCTCCCTCTGCGATCGTGCTGCCGAACTAACGGCCTCTCGATCGTCTGCAATGATCTCCTCAACCACGGGGCTGTTGGAAACCTCCATAACAGCCATGTCCTCCTTGCTATCTTGAGCATCAATGGGCCGATCAAGTACAGAATCTGGTCCCGAAATCGAGTCATCTCTACGTGCTGCCATATTGTCTCCATTCTCTAACTCCCTACCCTCTAGCACCTCAAACCGATTGCTTTTTTCCATAGAATTCTTTCCAGCAGTAACATATTCACGTCTAGGCGAAGACTCCGCATCATTATCCAGCCCAGTAGAACTAGGCACCTCATTCGCGCGCTGTCGGTTCGCAACATAACGGTTCCtagtcttcttccattttcgaGATCTATTGCGATGCTTCATGCCCCGCAAACTATTATCCTGTTCTGTCTGCTTAGTCGGAGAAGCAGGCTCTTTGCCCGAAGAAAGTTTGCAGTCATCAGTGGCATGGCCAATCGCAGAACAAAGACAACAGAAGTATGGCAAATTCTCATAACCAAACTCaatttcataaatatcatcatcacatttaACATCAAGAAACTGAGGGATATCCAAGGCCACATTCATCTCAACTAACACCCTAGCAAAATAACCAACCGAAGCCCTAGCAGACATGCCATCAACAAGAATAGGAGTTCCAACATGCCTAGCTATACCAGAGAGAACTTCAGGATGCCAAAACTCATGCGGGAGATTAAAGATACGGACCCAAACCTGAGCAGTAGAAGAAACAATCTTGTTCGGATTGAAGTTGGGAGTCCATGCCTGAAGGAAAAGAATTCCCACACGAAGACGCCAAGCAGATTTCGCGAAAGCCAAAGCATAATCCTCAGGTGACGAGAACTTCAAAGTGAAATATCCCTTGCCCAGAGGGATAACCTGCCAAGGAGGAGACGACGTTTTCCAGAGGATAGAGAGCTCAGTAAAAAGATCCGCCGCAAATCTCGGCGAATCGCCTTTGCGAAGGAAAACCCTCC harbors:
- the LOC131007568 gene encoding uncharacterized protein LOC131007568, with the translated sequence MKPINKCRINDNIRTNILLHHSFQRTHLPYFLPCIMLLELSRGGDVPSGTPPVKSFAESLRQSSGRPADVPAHEFTVLKPAMMDDRPCLSISSAFRQRQIKSFQHAIHGRVFLRKGDSPRFAADLFTELSILWKTSSPPWQVIPLGKGYFTLKFSSPEDYALAFAKSAWRLRVGILFLQAWTPNFNPNKIVSSTAQVWVRIFNLPHEFWHPEVLSGIARHVGTPILVDGMSARASVGYFARVLVEMNVALDIPQFLDVKCDDDIYEIEFGYENLPYFCCLCSAIGHATDDCKLSSGKEPASPTKQTEQDNSLRGMKHRNRSRKWKKTRNRYVANRQRANEVPSSTGLDNDAESSPRREYVTAGKNSMEKSNRFEVLEGRELENGDNMAARRDDSISGPDSVLDRPIDAQDSKEDMAVMEVSNSPVVEEIIADDREAVSSAARSQREDGAGSEVIMRSVVVPSTDMADDSASRLVIEPTHSAQEELASRISRLEEQDSQGIQMLVDNPKRRPGRPKKGMERPQTPLNPIDSIKSRLRNADDPRMRVMNKGAVLDTPSPVEFLNKVHNAQSGGALMQNFVVHSSSSDAARAMSTVVSKRWGDMLDDEESFNEDD